A region of Dioscorea cayenensis subsp. rotundata cultivar TDr96_F1 chromosome 5, TDr96_F1_v2_PseudoChromosome.rev07_lg8_w22 25.fasta, whole genome shotgun sequence DNA encodes the following proteins:
- the LOC120260093 gene encoding uncharacterized protein LOC120260093: MAKSSTTSQTHVPIFKSETFNLWIFKMKTMFRSKGLWPLVEKGFSEEGAEAQMEEIRKQDLDALYLIQQGLDERILIRIAEAETAKQAWDILKTEYQANTKILSVKLYSLRQELETTKMKSGEKIQDFISRVLDVVYQIRVLGEDVPESTMVGKILRRKEEETAFQVVTNSLAETSLRGGRGNVHGPFREHFRGRGRGEETKNEETEGLLFMVNGSEEASQQTVRLGDGKILKVGGIGDVLLHSNTGKINITIACIRMTAHKMFPLDGGDIGSAQMVLGETKESKLWH, translated from the exons ATGGCCAAGAGCAGCACCACCTCACAAACACATGTTCCCATTTTCAAAAGCGAAACCTTCAACTTGTGGATTTTTAAGATGAAGACAATGTTTCGATCAAAAGGACTTTGGCCTCTTGTCGAGAAAGGTTTTAGTGAGGAAGGAGCTGAAGCACAAATGGAGGAAATCAGGAAGCAAGATTTGGATGCTCTCTATCTTATTCAGCAAGGCCTAGATGAGAGGATTCTCATTCGAATTGCTGAGGCTGAAACTGCCAAACAAGCTTGGGACATCCTTAAAACTGAGTACCAAGCAAACACAAAAATACTCTCTGTCAAGTTGTATTCACTTCGGCAAGAGCTCGAGACTACCAAGATGAAGAGCGGTGAGaaaatccaagacttcatcagcaGAGTCTTAGATGTGGTCTATCAGATCAGAGTGCTCGGCGAAGATGTACCTGAGTCAACAATGGTGGGAAAAATTCTAAGGA gaaaagaagaagaaactgcCTTTCAAGTTGTAACCAACTCCCTTGCTGAAACTAGTCTTAGAGGAGGGAGAGGCAATGTTCATGGTCCCTTCAGGGAACATTTTCGTGGCCGAGGCAGAG GAGAAGAAACTAAAAATGAAGAAACTGAAGGACTATTGTTCATGGTCAATGGAAGTGAAGAAGCAAGTCAA CAAACTGTGAGACTTGGAGATGGTAAGATTTTGAAGGTTGGTGGTATTGGTGACGTTCTTCTCCATTCGAATACTGGGAAGATCA ACATAACAATTGCATGCATTCGGATGACAGCCCACAAGATGTTTCCCCTGGATGGTGGAGATATAGGGTCTGCTCAAATGGTACTAGGAGAGACTAAAGAATCCAAGCTTTGGCATTGA
- the LOC120261893 gene encoding GATA transcription factor 21-like isoform X2, with product MTTPISPTKLNQDNQSDHHLFNPRTTSFPCTIFFKTLQDQAASGSDHTNPDHQHDHHQQKKKDDLQTHQNNTCDDQCSRDHEEDTNKSTKWMSSTMRLMRKMTNQESIRNSPSGCNTFIRVCSDCNTTKTPLWRSGPQGPKRKARRAMAAAAVAGDTGIIPTDTLKKVKKQKGSNVDQSMPFKKRCKILSSQENDKKKHWFELSKSLSLYSVLPPDERDAAILLMALSYGLICG from the exons ATGACTACTCCTATCTCTCCTACAAAGCTAAATCAAGATAACCAAAGtgatcatcatctcttcaaCCCAAGGACCACTTCATTCCCATGCACCATCTTCTTCAAAACCTTACAAGATCAAGCAGCAAGTGGTAGTGATCATACCAACCCTGATCATCAGCAtgatcatcaccaacaaaag AAGAAAGATGACCTACAAACACATCAAAACAATACATGTGATGATCAGTGTTCAAGAGATCATGAAGAGGatacaaataaatcaacaaagtGGATGTCTTCAACGATGAGATTAATGAGGAAAATGACTAATCAAGAGAGTATCCGCAATTCTCCCTCTGGTTGTAACACTTTCATCAGAGTTTGCTCAGATTGTAACACTACAAAGACTCCTTTGTGGAGAAGCGGTCCTCAAGGTCCTAAG CGAAAGGCGAGAAGAGCAATGGCAGCGGCGGCGGTGGCTGGAGACACCGGAATTATCCCGACCGACACTTTGAAGAAGGTGAAGAAACAAAAGGGATCAAATGTTGATCAAAGTATGCCATTCAAGAAAAGGTGCAAAATTTTAAGCTCTCAAGAGAATGATAAGAAGAAGCATTGGTTTGAGTTGAGTAAGAGCTTATCTTTGTATTCAGTTCTCCCTCCAGATGAAAGGGATGCAGCTATACTGTTAATGGCTCTCTCTTATGGCCTTATTTGTGGTTGA
- the LOC120261600 gene encoding DEAD-box ATP-dependent RNA helicase 20 isoform X2 yields MSRYDGRPGDPGSYRDRRSDVSFGGGASRAFESSGRRDADGGGGADLAGLTPFEKNFYVESPSVAAMTEDDVEAYRRKREITVEGKDVPKPVRDFRDVGFSRYYVMQEVTKAGFVEPTPIQAQGWPMALKGRDLIGIAETGSGKTLAYLLPAIVHVNAQPILAPGDGPIVLVLAPTRELAVQIQQEATKFGASSKIKNTCIYGGVPKGPQVRDLQKGVEIVIATPGRLIDMLESHHTNLRRVTYLVLDEADRMLDMGFEPQIRKIVSQIRSDRQTLYWSATWPKEVEQLARQFLYNPYKVIIGSVDLKANHAIQQRVEIVSENQKYNKLVKLLEDIMDGSRILIFMDTKKGCDQTTRQLRMDGWPALSIHGDKSQAERDWVLSEFKAGKSPIMTATDVAARGLDVKDVKYVINYDFPGSLEDYVHRIGRTGRAGAKGTAYTFFTAANARFAKDLIHILEEAGQKVPPELAAMGHGPPPPPPAHGGFRDRGKGFGGGRSWS; encoded by the exons ATGAGCCGCTACGATGGACGGCCTGGTGACCCCGGTTCCTACCGTGACCGGAGAAG TGATGTGAGCTTCGGCGGTGGAGCTTCGAGGGCGTTTGAGTCCTCGGGCAGGAGGGACGCTGATGGCGGCGGTGGAGCCGACCTTGCTGGTTTGACACCATTTGAGAAGAATTTCTATGTGGAGTCGCCTTCGGTGGCGGCTATGACTGAGGATGATGTCGAGGCGTACCGCCGAAAGAGGGAGATTACCGTGGAAGGCAAGGATGTGCCCAAGCCCGTTAGGGATTTTCGTGATGTAGGGTTTTCCAGGTAC TATGTTATGCAAGAAGTTACTAAAGCTGGCTTTGTGGAGCCTACTCCTATTCAAGCCCAAGGATGGCCTATGGCTCTGAAAGGTCGTGATCTTATTGGTATTGCTGAAACAGGATCAGGGAAAACCCTTGCCTATTTGCTACCTGCTATTGTTCATGTTAATGCACAGCCAATTTTAG CTCCTGGGGATGGACCAATTGTTTTGGTATTGGCTCCTACTCGTGAACTTGCTGTTCAGATACAACAAGAGGCAACTAAGTTTGGGGCttcatcaaaaataaagaacaccTGTATATATGGTGGAGTTCCAAAAGGACCACAAGTTCGTGATCTCCAGAAAG GTGTTGAAATAGTCATTGCCACACCGGGTCGGCTAATTGATATGTTAGAATCACATCATACAAATTTGAGGAGAGTAACATACCTTGTTCTAGATGAGGCAGATCGGATGCTAGACATGGGTTTTGAGCCTCAAATTAGGAAAATTGTTTCACAG ATTCGCTCAGATCGTCAAACTCTTTATTGGAGTGCTACTTGGCCCAAGGAGGTTGAACAACTTGCAAGGCAATTCCTCTACAACCCATATAAG GTGATTATTGGTTCTGTAGACTTGAAAGCCAATCATGCGATTCAGCAGCGTGTAGAGATTGTATCTGAAAATCAGAAATATAACAA ATTGGTGAAGCTacttgaagatattatggaTGGTAGCAGGATCCTCATATTTATGGACACCAAGAAAGGGTGTGACCAGACCACTAGACAGCTAAGGATGGATGGCTGGCCTGCTTTGTCGATTCATGGTGATAAGAGCCAAGCAGAAAGGGACTGGGTTCTCTCTGAATTCAAAGCAGGGAAGAGTCCTATAATGACTGCCACGGATGTTGCTGCTCGTGGTTTAG ACGTGAAGGATGTCAAATATGTGATCAACTATGATTTTCCAGGATCCTTGGAGGATTATGTCCATCGCATTGGTCGGACAGGTAGAGCAGGGGCAAAGGGAACTGCATATACATTCTTTACTGCAGCTAATGCAAGATTTGCCAAAGATCTAATACATATATTGGAAGAAGCTGGGCAGAAAGTCCCTCCAGAACTTGCTGCAATGGGCCATGGCCCCCCACCTCCGCCTCCAG CACATGGAGGATTTCGGGACCGTGGAAAGGGTTTTGGCGGAGGCCGTTCATGGAGCTGA
- the LOC120261893 gene encoding GATA transcription factor 21-like isoform X1, translating into MTTPISPTKLNQDNQSDHHLFNPRTTSFPCTIFFKTLQDQAASGSDHTNPDHQHDHHQQKKKDDLQTHQNNTCDDQCSRDHEEDTNKSTKWMSSTMRLMRKMTNQESIRNSPSGCNTFIRVCSDCNTTKTPLWRSGPQGPKSLCNACGIRQRKARRAMAAAAVAGDTGIIPTDTLKKVKKQKGSNVDQSMPFKKRCKILSSQENDKKKHWFELSKSLSLYSVLPPDERDAAILLMALSYGLICG; encoded by the exons ATGACTACTCCTATCTCTCCTACAAAGCTAAATCAAGATAACCAAAGtgatcatcatctcttcaaCCCAAGGACCACTTCATTCCCATGCACCATCTTCTTCAAAACCTTACAAGATCAAGCAGCAAGTGGTAGTGATCATACCAACCCTGATCATCAGCAtgatcatcaccaacaaaag AAGAAAGATGACCTACAAACACATCAAAACAATACATGTGATGATCAGTGTTCAAGAGATCATGAAGAGGatacaaataaatcaacaaagtGGATGTCTTCAACGATGAGATTAATGAGGAAAATGACTAATCAAGAGAGTATCCGCAATTCTCCCTCTGGTTGTAACACTTTCATCAGAGTTTGCTCAGATTGTAACACTACAAAGACTCCTTTGTGGAGAAGCGGTCCTCAAGGTCCTAAG TCCTTATGCAATGCATGTGGAATACGGCAGCGAAAGGCGAGAAGAGCAATGGCAGCGGCGGCGGTGGCTGGAGACACCGGAATTATCCCGACCGACACTTTGAAGAAGGTGAAGAAACAAAAGGGATCAAATGTTGATCAAAGTATGCCATTCAAGAAAAGGTGCAAAATTTTAAGCTCTCAAGAGAATGATAAGAAGAAGCATTGGTTTGAGTTGAGTAAGAGCTTATCTTTGTATTCAGTTCTCCCTCCAGATGAAAGGGATGCAGCTATACTGTTAATGGCTCTCTCTTATGGCCTTATTTGTGGTTGA
- the LOC120261600 gene encoding DEAD-box ATP-dependent RNA helicase 20 isoform X1: MQEVTKAGFVEPTPIQAQGWPMALKGRDLIGIAETGSGKTLAYLLPAIVHVNAQPILAPGDGPIVLVLAPTRELAVQIQQEATKFGASSKIKNTCIYGGVPKGPQVRDLQKGVEIVIATPGRLIDMLESHHTNLRRVTYLVLDEADRMLDMGFEPQIRKIVSQIRSDRQTLYWSATWPKEVEQLARQFLYNPYKVIIGSVDLKANHAIQQRVEIVSENQKYNKLVKLLEDIMDGSRILIFMDTKKGCDQTTRQLRMDGWPALSIHGDKSQAERDWVLSEFKAGKSPIMTATDVAARGLDVKDVKYVINYDFPGSLEDYVHRIGRTGRAGAKGTAYTFFTAANARFAKDLIHILEEAGQKVPPELAAMGHGPPPPPPAHGGFRDRGKGFGGGRSWS, from the exons ATGCAAGAAGTTACTAAAGCTGGCTTTGTGGAGCCTACTCCTATTCAAGCCCAAGGATGGCCTATGGCTCTGAAAGGTCGTGATCTTATTGGTATTGCTGAAACAGGATCAGGGAAAACCCTTGCCTATTTGCTACCTGCTATTGTTCATGTTAATGCACAGCCAATTTTAG CTCCTGGGGATGGACCAATTGTTTTGGTATTGGCTCCTACTCGTGAACTTGCTGTTCAGATACAACAAGAGGCAACTAAGTTTGGGGCttcatcaaaaataaagaacaccTGTATATATGGTGGAGTTCCAAAAGGACCACAAGTTCGTGATCTCCAGAAAG GTGTTGAAATAGTCATTGCCACACCGGGTCGGCTAATTGATATGTTAGAATCACATCATACAAATTTGAGGAGAGTAACATACCTTGTTCTAGATGAGGCAGATCGGATGCTAGACATGGGTTTTGAGCCTCAAATTAGGAAAATTGTTTCACAG ATTCGCTCAGATCGTCAAACTCTTTATTGGAGTGCTACTTGGCCCAAGGAGGTTGAACAACTTGCAAGGCAATTCCTCTACAACCCATATAAG GTGATTATTGGTTCTGTAGACTTGAAAGCCAATCATGCGATTCAGCAGCGTGTAGAGATTGTATCTGAAAATCAGAAATATAACAA ATTGGTGAAGCTacttgaagatattatggaTGGTAGCAGGATCCTCATATTTATGGACACCAAGAAAGGGTGTGACCAGACCACTAGACAGCTAAGGATGGATGGCTGGCCTGCTTTGTCGATTCATGGTGATAAGAGCCAAGCAGAAAGGGACTGGGTTCTCTCTGAATTCAAAGCAGGGAAGAGTCCTATAATGACTGCCACGGATGTTGCTGCTCGTGGTTTAG ACGTGAAGGATGTCAAATATGTGATCAACTATGATTTTCCAGGATCCTTGGAGGATTATGTCCATCGCATTGGTCGGACAGGTAGAGCAGGGGCAAAGGGAACTGCATATACATTCTTTACTGCAGCTAATGCAAGATTTGCCAAAGATCTAATACATATATTGGAAGAAGCTGGGCAGAAAGTCCCTCCAGAACTTGCTGCAATGGGCCATGGCCCCCCACCTCCGCCTCCAG CACATGGAGGATTTCGGGACCGTGGAAAGGGTTTTGGCGGAGGCCGTTCATGGAGCTGA